The DNA segment TTATATCAATCTATCTCCACTATTTCTCCTGCACATTCACATCACCATACAGGGGGTATTACAACATgcgttcaaaaatatataagcaAAAGCAAGGATACagcaaatatttatttagttagaCTAGAAAAAGGGATTTTGGTGAACAATCTAGAATCTTTagaaaactgaaaaataaatgaatgctACATTTCTTTTTCCAAAACAAAACCAGTGCAGTACAGTTTACATCACACTATGAGGTGGCCACTAAGAGAGTTGAACAacattagacaaaaaaaaaaacatgattcgTGATGCCATATTTCGACTTTCGACCATGTGTTATGGTATGTGTTGCAaagacaaacaaataaaatcaagaaacaaaaaaaaaacattatattctCGTATACAACTGGCCAAAGATGTTAGCATCTTGGTCCGGTacttcaactttcaagactgaAGAATGGCAACACAACATGAAATAACCAAACACTATTTCTCTCCTACTGTCCTGTCCACAAGGGGTTTTAGCTCAAGCCGTTACAACACCTGAAACCCATGGAACAATAGTAGGCGCTTTTGGGTGGTTATTTCTGTAAGCCTCTGAGTATCTGTCTTTAAAGGTCCGTTTTGGCTTCTCTGCCTGCAATTTTAAGTCCAAGGTTAATAATCCGACTTAGACTGAGTAATAATCTCAAGGAAACTATAGTGAAACGAAGTAACTATTCTTACGTATTTAAGCCAACATTCCTGATGTTTATGCTCATAAATATCTGGAGAAAAGCAACCAAACTCAGATGGGCAATAAACCCAAATGTTGCATCTCATTTCTCCAGGTTTCGCACGCTTTGCCTGGTCTAAGCAAGCTTGGCAACAATCAGCTGCACTCTCTTTGTGATGTGTAAGTCCCCATCTCACTGCAGCACCACCGTAATCTGTGTGAAGCTCTACATTACATACAGCTGGCACTGGTCTCCCTGCTAATATTTCCTCTGTAAATTCCAAAAATTCATGAGTTATAACCAAATTACATTTATGCAAAATCAGAGAATGAGTAATAGTACCAGGCTCTTCCTCTCCTTCAGGTTTATCATCGTGCTCTTCATTGTGAACCTCAGCAGGTAACCAAAACCCAATCTCTTCAGACAACGCATCCCACTCCAACTCCAACGCTCTTACAAGCATCCCTATATGATAGTTACAGTAACTCAGTAAGTGAGAGTTCAACTCTAGTTATATTAACCAATGATCCAGTCTTAAATGAGTAATACCTGCTTCCTCCACTATCAAGGTGGAATTAACCCCATTTTGTTCCTGAATCAGCTCTTTAGCTTCCTTCAGCTTCTCACTGCGCCACGTTTCTACAGCTTCTATATCGCCAAAAGAACATAAGAAAGTATTACAGATCATACATTGAATGGAGAGTAACATTATTAGTTACATTAGCTATATTCCACTTCTACATGAATGATGTTGTTAGTTACTTGAGCTTCTATATTCCTGAATGATATTATCTTTACTAAATTGACCTTGACATCGACCACATCTTGCACAAGGTTAAGCAATAAGACAAATAAGTTCAAAAAAGACATCAATCACATTTCAACGAGCAAGAAGACAAACCATTAGCAGGTGGTAATTGATCAAAAAAGTTCACAAAGGTACAAGTTTGTGgcagttttaaaataaatgtcaTAACTTTCAGAGGATATATAGCTTAGTAAGCGAAACAAagatccaattttttttattatgtaggatttgacaaaaaaacacaaacctcTGACCAGTGTAACATTAGACTTCTCCTCTAATCTTTTCAAACGCTCCAAGATCTCATCAACTAGTTTGCCTTTTACATTAGGAGAGAGTTCAACACTTGATTCTGAAGTGGCGACATCATGTCTCAGCTTCTTCACCTATTATGATGACAAAAACATTTGATGAGAACCAACGCatcaatcaaaaaaaaaaaaaatcaactaacCAATCTAACAAGCTCAGAAGGATGTTTGGATCTTCGAATCCGAGTAGATTCCTCCATTTTCCTAATCTCATCTGACGTGTAACTAACAGCTGGATAAGAAAATTGAAAAAGGCAGAAGCTTTAGATACAAACAATCAATACGAAGCAAAATCAAAAAGAGGGCGAACCATTGTGGTGATTGGGATAGAAGTGGAGAGAAGAAGCATAGAGAAAGCGAAGAACAAAGAGAGCGATGAGAATGTTGAAAGAGCAAACGAGTAGTGTTATTCTTTTGTACGAGACAACTCCGCCTCCGGTGACTGTCCATTCTCCTCCTCCCCTCGCCATCTCTCCGCCGCCGTCATCCCTCCATATTCCTCTCTTTATCAACTCTATGTTGAAGATCGATCTCCAGAAAGTCGATTCGATTAACACTTTATTGCTTTAATCTGAGGAAAGTAAAGAAGATGATTCGATTTCTCGAAGAAAAGGAAATCGCAGCTTCAAATTATTACCGAACACACAGTGTTAATGTTGGTTGTGTAATTAATAGTACGAACgtgtttaattaattaaaagacACTTCGCTGGTTCGTTAATGAACCGAGATTTTACACAAAAGACACTTTTACCCCTAATCTACTTCTTTCATTAACTGTTATTGACGACGAAAGGCCGAATAAATAAAGCCCGGAAGATGATAGATGGGCCGAAAACTCTGAGCCTTTTAACTCTTTCTTTCTCCGACGAAAGGCCGAATAAATAAAGCCCAAATAAAGCCCATAAAATGATAGATGGGCCGAAACTCTGAGCCTTTTTAActcttttctttctcctttCACTACAGCTTCCTCTTCGTTCTTTCGTTCTTCTGCAAATCCAAAAAAATGGAGTCGTCATCATCAGTAAAACCCAATCCTTTCCTCTCCTTCCTTCACCACCACTGTACTCGCTTCGCCTCCGACCTCTCCTCCCGTTTCGAAGACACCAAACGTCTCGCCGAATCCTTAACCAACCGACGTTTCTCTCCGTCTCCGTTCGCCTCAGTCTCGCAATCCCCCAAGCCTTCCTCTGGAGCCTCTACGACTACTTTGAATCCGTCCCACGTCGCTAAAGCTCTAGCTGGGACCTCGGTGTTTACGGTTAGCAATACCAATAACGAGTTTGTACTTATCTCGGATCCTACCGGAGACAAGTCTATCGGGTTGCTCTGTTTCCGTCAAGAGGATGCTGAAGCTTTTCTTGCtcaggtttttgtttttgctcgTGTCTTTTTCTATCTCTCCGAGATTGAAAGTTTCTGACTTTATGAGCTCTTGACTCTCAATTATCATCCCTGCAGGCGCGTCTACGGAGGAGAGAATTGAAGACGAATGCTAAGGTTGTTCCCATTAATCTAGACCAGGTAGTTCATGTTCCCTTTGATCACTATATCATTGTAgaaaccttctttttttttttactcaaacTGACGTTGGAACATACGAAAGCAAACAAATTTCCTCGGACAG comes from the Brassica rapa cultivar Chiifu-401-42 chromosome A01, CAAS_Brap_v3.01, whole genome shotgun sequence genome and includes:
- the LOC103847906 gene encoding uncharacterized protein LOC103847906; the encoded protein is MARGGGEWTVTGGGVVSYKRITLLVCSFNILIALFVLRFLYASSLHFYPNHHNAVSYTSDEIRKMEESTRIRRSKHPSELVRLVKKLRHDVATSESSVELSPNVKGKLVDEILERLKRLEEKSNVTLVREAVETWRSEKLKEAKELIQEQNGVNSTLIVEEAGMLVRALELEWDALSEEIGFWLPAEVHNEEHDDKPEGEEEPEEILAGRPVPAVCNVELHTDYGGAAVRWGLTHHKESAADCCQACLDQAKRAKPGEMRCNIWVYCPSEFGCFSPDIYEHKHQECWLKYAEKPKRTFKDRYSEAYRNNHPKAPTIVPWVSGVVTA
- the LOC103848014 gene encoding protein TIC 22, chloroplastic; amino-acid sequence: MESSSSVKPNPFLSFLHHHCTRFASDLSSRFEDTKRLAESLTNRRFSPSPFASVSQSPKPSSGASTTTLNPSHVAKALAGTSVFTVSNTNNEFVLISDPTGDKSIGLLCFRQEDAEAFLAQARLRRRELKTNAKVVPINLDQVYLLKVEGISFRFLPDPIQIKNALELKSSSSKNGFDGVPVFQSELLVVRKKNKRYCPIYFSKEDIERELSKYTRADQQIMVGSLEDVLRKMERSEKNSGWEDMIFIPPGRSYAQHMQEVVKEIK